TGCCAATAAAGCAGACTGGGCAATCGCTGTATCTGCCATCGCAAACCCGATTTTATCACAAAGCTTCACAGCCGCTTCTTCTCCATAGGTAATTCCCAGCTTGATCAGCATATCGCCGAGTCCCATGATCCCAAGACCGATCTGACGCCACCTGCGGACACTTTCCTGCTGTTCCTGCAGGGGATGCAGTTCCAACCCCTCATCCAACACCTCATTCAGCGCAGTTACGCTGGCTTTTACACACGCTTTGAAGCCTGTAAAATCAAAAGATGCATTTTCTGTAAATGAATTTTGAACAAATTCTGCGAGATTGATGCTCCCTAACAGACAACTTCCGCCTGCGGGAAGGGGTTCCTCTGCGCAGGGATTCACTCCCGCATATGAAAATTCTTTCGTATTGCCGAGCAAATTCCAATCCTTCACCCGATCCCAAAACAGAGCGCCAGGTTCAGCGTAATCCCAATTCGTCTCCGCAATATGACGGAAAAGCTCTCTGGCATCTACAAATCTCTCGATGGTTTCCCCTGTCGCTTCTCTGGTGTAATGCAGGCGGAATTTCTCATTCTTCTTTACCGCCTGCATAAGTTCTGATGAAATCCGTACAGAAATGTTGGCCTTGGTAACCCGATTCAAATCTGTTTTGATATTGATAAAATCTTCTACATCCGGATGGGAGCAGTCCAGTGAAATCATCAGTGCCCCTCTTCTGCCGTTTTGTCCGATTAAATCTGTTACAAGAGAATATAAATCCATAAAGGATACCGCGCCCGTTGTTTCCTTTGCCGCATTATTGATTTTCGCTCCCTTTGGTGACAGTCCTGAGATATCAATTCCGCATCCGCCGCCATAACTGTATGTTCTTGCCAGTTTTTTTGCACAGTCAAAGATACTTTCTATCTCATCCTTTGGAGGCTCAATCACATAACAGTTTGACAGGGTGATTTTTCTTCCCTTATATTCCAAACCTCTGTTCGATAAAATTCTTCCTCCGAACAGGAATTTTTTTTCTTTCATATAACCGGCAATTTCTTCGTTGCCTCCGCTGATCCTGGAAATCCACTGTTCAAACGTTTCTCCGTCATACCGGTATTTGTTTGTCCATATATCAATTCCCAGCTGATTCTCCGATCCTAACCAGTCTTCCGCTTCCATGTGACTTATTCCTCTCTTTTCGTATACTGTTCTTATTTTCGAATTTACCTGGCCCAAAGTTGTACTATATTTTGTAGCCGTTTAGTATTCTATCACAATATATGGTGTCTTTCAATATGGCAGAATGACGATTTTAATATCTCGCTTTTAGTTTCTGATAAACTGCAGCAACCGGAAGCCCTACTACAGTATGATAGTCACCGCAGATTTTTTCAATGAAAACCGCTGACAATCCCTGGATTCCATATGCTCCTGCCTTATCCATGGGTTCTCTGCTCGCGACGTATTTTTTTATCTCATCATCTGACATCGGATAAAAAGTTACATCTGTCTTTTCGTAAAATGTATCTTCCTTTAAGATAGCATCGCCGGTTCTCCAGATCAGAGTGACCCCTGTATAAACCTGATGCGTGTTTCCCTGTAGTTCCCTTAACATTTCTTCTGCTCTGGATTCATCCGATGGTTTTCCCAGTATATGTCCATTCACAGATACGATTGTATCTGCTCCGAGCACTATGCAGTCCTCTTTCAGCCGTTCCGCCACCTCCCGGCACTTTTGTCTTGATAATTCCTGAACCACATTTTCCGGAATTGTTGTTGTGATCTTTTCCTTAACAAGGCTTGGTACCACACGGCAGGCAATTCCAACCTGCTCCAGCAGTTCCTTGCGCCTTGGTGATGCGGAGGCTAATATCAGTTTTTCCATAGTCATCCCTCTCATACGTTGTTAAACAGAAAACCTGCCACTGGCAGCTTTTCTTGCATACTTTGGTAAACAGAAAACCTGCCACTGGCAGCTTTTCTTGCATACTTTGGTATAAAAAAATCCACCCAATGTCCATGAATATATTCTTCCGGTCCGACCGGAGAATATATTTTACGAAAAAAGGATGGAATACAGTGTTTAAGGCATCTTCATCATACCATACATTGTAAATACAAGCAGAGCGGTAAGCCGGGTTATGTCGTGTGTAATCATCTATCCAGAGCTGCTGTCGCCAGCAGCTTCGAGCGACCCACCTAAAAGCGTGACGGGCAGCCACATAGCTTTTATTCGGTCTTGCTTCGGATGGGGTTTACATGGCTCCTTCTGTTACCAGTAGGACGGTAGTCTCTTACACTGCCTTTCCACCCTTACCTGCCGCACGGCAGGCGGTATATCTCTGTTGCACTATCCTTGGAGTCACCTCCACCGGACGTTATCCGGCATCCTGCCCTGCGAAGCCCGGACTTTCCTCACCTGACGCCTTTCGGCAGTTGTCAGCTGCGATTACATACTCTACTTGTATTCCAACGGTTTTTTATCTTACCATATATCTTCTGTTTTGTCTACAGCCAATCTTTCTTATACATCAAAACAACTGTTTCCCACAAATTCTCTGAGAATGGAATTATGGGGGATATCCTCACTTGGAACCCCTACAAAGTAATCCAGAAACTTTAACAGACGTTTCGCCTCCATATACTCCGGAGCGTCTTCAGGAATCTGGAACAGAATCGGCTCGGCATAGAGTTTTAATACTGCAAGTTCATATACGAGTGCGGAATTAAACATCACATCTGCTTCCTCCTGAAAAGGAAAAATGTTGCGCATCTCACCTCTTCTGACCGAATCCCACATGGCTATTGTATCCTGTGCACTGGCTCCTCTGGTTCGGTTATCCCGCACCATGCGGCGAATCAGTCTGCCGTCTGTAGTCGGAATACGGTTATGTTCGTCCACATTAATCTGGGTCAACGCACTGATATAAATTTTAAACTTACTTTCTTTTGGAAGCATACTGCTCACTTTATCATTGAGCCCATGTATGCCCTCCAGAACCAGGATATCACCTGCTCCCAATTGAAGAAAATCACCCTTGTATTCCCGCTGTCCTGTTTGAAAATTATATCTGGGCATTTCCACACGTTCTCCGTTCAGCAAAGAAGTCATATTCCGGTTAAACAGATCGATATCGATAGCTTCCACACATTCAAAATCATATTCACCATTCTCATCCTTAGGTGTATCTACCCGGTTCACATAAAAATTATCCATTGCAATAGGATGCGGTTTCAGTCCATGGACAGAAAGCTGCGTGGAAAGACGGTGAGAAAATGTGGTTTTACCTGAAGATGAGGGACCTGCAATCATAACAAACTTTACGTGTCCGCTTTCTGCAATCTGATCTGCAATCTTGGAGATTCGTTCTTCCTGCAAAGCCTCTGAAATCAATATAATTTTCTTCATTTCCCCTCTGCTTATACAGTCATTGAGCTCACCAACGGTATCCAGACCCAGCCGTTCTCCCCAACGTTCCGACTCCTGCTGCACTTTAAAGATTTTCGGTGAGGATTTAAGAGGCGGAAGCACTGTTGGATTCTCACACTCAGGCATCTGTAAAACAAGACCCTCATCATATGGATACAGCTCAAAATATTTCAAATATCCGGTATGCCACACCATAAATCCATAGAAATAATCTTCAAAATCCACAAGGCGATAGATATTTACCCTGGAACTGCGTCGATACCGGAACAGTTTTTCTTTATCTTCCATTCCATGTTTTCTGAATAATTCCCGGGCTTCACTGGTACTGATACTGCTCTTCATAATCGGTATCTTCTGCTCTACCAGTTCCAGCATACGTCCTTTTACCTGTGAAAGAAAGGCTTCATCCAGCTTTACATTTCCTCTGACGGTGTAATAATATCCGGATCCAATTGTATAGTGCAGTACAACTTTATCAATATTTTCGGATCCTGCCACGTCATAGACTGCCTTCAAAAGAAGCAGGGTCATACTGCGTTTATAGGCTTTTTGACCAATACTGTGACGCATACTCACAGGCACGAGAACACAATCCTGCTTCAGTGTCTTATGAAGCTCCCTCAGCCTTCCGTTAGCAAATACCAGAAGGGTGGGCAATTCCTGCTTTTCATCATATTCCTTCAGAATCTCTCCATAAGCTGTACCAGCAGGATATGATTTCTTCATGTCACCTATTGTCACCTGGAAAGTTTTCTGCTCCATATATGATACCTCTTTCTACTTGTTTTTGTAATGCGCTAAAGCACGCTCTGTCAACTTGAATTTATCTTTCAGTTCTTCCATACGCCTGATTGCTTTTTCGCTTTGCACTTTATCAAGTTCCCGAATCAGTTTCCCAACACCGCTTTGTTCATACTGCAGATATTGATATAATACAGGATGATGCTCCTTCAGGAGGCAGGGGCCATATTCCAGTTCCTCGTCCTCCATCAGTCCCATCCTGCGGTGAACCACCTTTAGGATCGGATAGTATTTTTCATCCTCAAAAACCATATCTTCTGCCTCTATACTGAATCCATTCTCCTGC
The window above is part of the Novisyntrophococcus fermenticellae genome. Proteins encoded here:
- a CDS encoding Maf family protein; protein product: MEKLILASASPRRKELLEQVGIACRVVPSLVKEKITTTIPENVVQELSRQKCREVAERLKEDCIVLGADTIVSVNGHILGKPSDESRAEEMLRELQGNTHQVYTGVTLIWRTGDAILKEDTFYEKTDVTFYPMSDDEIKKYVASREPMDKAGAYGIQGLSAVFIEKICGDYHTVVGLPVAAVYQKLKARY
- a CDS encoding nucleoside kinase, yielding MEQKTFQVTIGDMKKSYPAGTAYGEILKEYDEKQELPTLLVFANGRLRELHKTLKQDCVLVPVSMRHSIGQKAYKRSMTLLLLKAVYDVAGSENIDKVVLHYTIGSGYYYTVRGNVKLDEAFLSQVKGRMLELVEQKIPIMKSSISTSEARELFRKHGMEDKEKLFRYRRSSRVNIYRLVDFEDYFYGFMVWHTGYLKYFELYPYDEGLVLQMPECENPTVLPPLKSSPKIFKVQQESERWGERLGLDTVGELNDCISRGEMKKIILISEALQEERISKIADQIAESGHVKFVMIAGPSSSGKTTFSHRLSTQLSVHGLKPHPIAMDNFYVNRVDTPKDENGEYDFECVEAIDIDLFNRNMTSLLNGERVEMPRYNFQTGQREYKGDFLQLGAGDILVLEGIHGLNDKVSSMLPKESKFKIYISALTQINVDEHNRIPTTDGRLIRRMVRDNRTRGASAQDTIAMWDSVRRGEMRNIFPFQEEADVMFNSALVYELAVLKLYAEPILFQIPEDAPEYMEAKRLLKFLDYFVGVPSEDIPHNSILREFVGNSCFDV
- a CDS encoding adenosylcobalamin-dependent ribonucleoside-diphosphate reductase, which translates into the protein MEAEDWLGSENQLGIDIWTNKYRYDGETFEQWISRISGGNEEIAGYMKEKKFLFGGRILSNRGLEYKGRKITLSNCYVIEPPKDEIESIFDCAKKLARTYSYGGGCGIDISGLSPKGAKINNAAKETTGAVSFMDLYSLVTDLIGQNGRRGALMISLDCSHPDVEDFINIKTDLNRVTKANISVRISSELMQAVKKNEKFRLHYTREATGETIERFVDARELFRHIAETNWDYAEPGALFWDRVKDWNLLGNTKEFSYAGVNPCAEEPLPAGGSCLLGSINLAEFVQNSFTENASFDFTGFKACVKASVTALNEVLDEGLELHPLQEQQESVRRWRQIGLGIMGLGDMLIKLGITYGEEAAVKLCDKIGFAMADTAIAQSALLAKEEGAYPGCSIEDVISTSFFLHNTTKSTQEIVKKYGIRNSQLLTIAPTGTLSTMLGISGGIEPVFANYYERKTESLHGKDVFYKVYTKIVEQYMKEHKITDDSQLPEYFVTAMTLDYRQRIDMQSAWQEHIDASISSTVNVPNEFTVEETESLYLYAYEKGLKGITIFRDGCKRLGILTPEEEKESKGAVAGEGLNRGEIIEINDEVIGKKRKLITGCGSLHCIAMFDPYTGALLETYLSKGSTGGCNNFMIGLSRMISISARGGIDIYTIIDQLNSTGSCPSYTVRRATRKDTSKGSCCPMAVGNALLDMYHEVQEELHQHKEEEKPKTVTSKAPKPKAVKSVSKKIICPECGESLLFEGGCTICKNCGWSKCL